A portion of the Punica granatum isolate Tunisia-2019 chromosome 7, ASM765513v2, whole genome shotgun sequence genome contains these proteins:
- the LOC116213512 gene encoding uncharacterized protein LOC116213512: protein MSDHLVLCVDRLITTETVQSLQASETEKPSGEGSSSSSSTSEGPHHPTTSATEVDGDDQDYLEADEEDPLIQNVECRICQEEDSIKNLETPCACSGSLKYAHRKCVQRWCNEKGDITCEICHQPYQPGYTAPPPAPEDTTIDISEAWTLNGGPLDLRDPRILAMAAAERHLLEADYDEYADTNAGGAAFCRSAALILMALLLLRHALYLNNGDDEDDASTFFSLFLLRAAGFLLPCYIMAWAISILQRRRQRQEAAALAATEVAFMVQAGPHHGLHITVEPGPAVAPQHQEPQPLQS, encoded by the exons ATGAGTGATCATCTTGTTCTGTGTGTCGACCGGCTCATAACCACTGAGACTGTGCAATCACTTCAAGCGAGTGAGACTGAGAAGCCCTCCGGAGAgggctcttcttcctcctcctctacTTCTGAAGGTCCTCATCATCCAACAACTAGTGCAACTGAAGTTGATGGTGATGATCAGGATTACTTAGAGGCTGATGAAGAAGATCCCCTCATTCAGAATGTGGAATGTCGAATTTGCCAGGAAGAGGACAGCATTAAGAACTTGGAAACACCGTGTGCTTGCAGTGGCAGTTTGAAG TATGCTCATCGGAAATGTGTTCAGCGCTGGTGTAATGAGAAAGGAGATATAACTTGTGAGATCTGTCATCAG CCTTACCAACCGGGTTATACCGCCCCACCACCTGCCCCTGAGGATACTACAATAGATATAAG TGAAGCTTGGACATTAAACGGAGGCCCTCTGGACTTGCGTGACCCTCGAATCTTGGCAATGGCTGCTGCTGAGCGCCATTTGCTGGAGGCCGATTACGATGAGTATGCCGATACCAATGCCGGTGGGGCTGCATTCTGTCGCTCAGCTGCTTTAATT TTGATGGCTCTTTTACTGTTGAGGCATGCTTTGTACCTTAACAATGGCGATGATGAAGACGACGCATCCACTTTCTTCTCT CTCTTCTTGCTTCGAGCTGCGggctttcttcttccttgctACATAATGGCCTGGGCTATAAGTATCTTACAGCGACGACGCCAGAGGCAG GAAGCGGCGGCCCTTGCAGCAACTGAAGTTGCTTTCATGGTACAGGCGGGCCCACACCATGGGCTGCACATCACGGTAGAACCGGGACCAGCAGTGGCCCCTCAGCATCAGGAGCCTCAGCCACTCCAGTCATGA
- the LOC116214674 gene encoding protein EMBRYO DEFECTIVE 514 — MAEEAATELAQTNPRAAEGATAEDMELVTAGEPEDGAAGSETNGVANGKRAREGEEEEEEEAGGGEEEGEGAAKKQKVEKSVEEERLEKECDRVKLGAKEFGSPVEMYDYFFNFLHAWPPNIDVNKYEHLMLQELIKKGHSEPEKKIGPGIEAFQVRYHPVFKSRCFFLIREDESVDDFSFRKCVDHIVPLPEDMKAKPGPNRALGGGKGRGGGGRGRGRGRGGKGRS, encoded by the exons ATGGCGGAGGAAGCAGCTACGGAGCTCGCCCAGACCAACCCCCGCGCCGCCGAGGGAGCCACCGCCGAAGATATGGAGCTAGTGACAGCAGGCGAGCCAGAAGACGGCGCCGCTGGGTCGGAAACCAACGGAGTCGCGAATGGCAAGCGAGCTCGggagggagaagaagaagaagaagaagaagcaggaggaggagaggaagagggGGAAGGCGCCGCGAAGAAGCAGAAGGTGGAGAAGTCCGTGGAGGAGGAGCGGCTGGAGAAGGAATGTGATCGGGTCAAGCTCGGGGCGAAGGAGTTCGGTTCGCCTGTCGAGATGTACGACTACTTCTTTAATTTCCTCCACGCCTGGCCCCCGAACATCGACGTGAACAAG TACGAGCACCTGATGCTCCAGGAGCTGATCAAGAAGGGTCACTCAGAACCAGAAAAGAAGATCGGCCCTGGGATTGAGGCTTTCCAAGTCCGATACCATCCCGTGTTCAAGAGCCGGTGCTTCTTTCTCATCAGGGAAGATGAGTCCGTGGATGACTTCAGCTTCAGAAAGTGCGTGGATCACATAGTTCCGCTGCCCGAGGACATGAAGGCAAAGCCTGGCCCCAACAGGGCACTGGGCGGCGGGAAAGGGAGAGGTGGAGGCGGCCGCGGCCGTGGCCGTGGACGAGGCGGTAAAGGAAGATCTTGA